The Hyperthermus butylicus DSM 5456 genome includes a region encoding these proteins:
- a CDS encoding ABC transporter ATP-binding protein, which yields MLRGVDLAAERNDYLVVLGPSGSGKTTLLRAIAGLVPAAKGRILIQGRDVTRLPPWERDVALVQQIPGLLPHLTVEENIVLAAISRTGLPRSEARRRARELAEILRIMDVLNRKPGSLSGGQLQRAAIALALAMEPSLLLLDEPLSHLDRPLAEELRGVLRRLHRDYGITIVHVTHDQDEALALATRIAIMRSGKIIAFGEAPTIYYRPPSPEAARFLGHNLVDAHLLGQGEGVIAIPPEAIELGSGEYEATIASVEVERGRYTMRLLVNNTVELRAYVHPLRAKRLRPGTKTRFNIDWSLTITYPAETK from the coding sequence ATACTCCGTGGAGTAGATCTCGCTGCTGAGCGTAATGACTACCTTGTTGTTCTGGGACCTAGCGGCTCGGGTAAAACCACGCTGCTCCGTGCTATAGCTGGGCTCGTACCGGCTGCGAAGGGCAGGATACTGATCCAGGGGAGGGATGTTACCAGGCTACCACCTTGGGAGCGAGACGTTGCCCTGGTACAGCAGATACCTGGGCTCCTCCCCCACCTCACGGTTGAGGAGAACATTGTACTGGCGGCTATTAGCCGTACTGGGCTCCCAAGGAGCGAGGCGCGGAGGAGAGCTAGGGAGCTAGCTGAGATCCTGAGAATAATGGATGTCCTCAACCGGAAGCCGGGGAGCCTCAGTGGCGGCCAGCTACAGCGTGCAGCTATAGCACTCGCACTCGCCATGGAGCCCTCCCTGCTACTCCTCGACGAGCCCCTAAGCCACCTCGACCGCCCACTAGCCGAGGAACTCCGGGGGGTGCTTAGAAGGCTGCACCGCGACTACGGTATAACGATAGTACACGTGACCCATGACCAAGACGAGGCTCTGGCGCTTGCCACGAGAATAGCGATAATGAGGAGCGGCAAGATAATAGCATTTGGGGAGGCACCTACTATATACTATAGGCCGCCTAGCCCCGAAGCCGCAAGATTTCTCGGCCACAACTTGGTTGACGCCCACCTCCTCGGCCAAGGCGAGGGAGTAATAGCCATACCTCCGGAGGCCATTGAGCTGGGGAGCGGAGAGTACGAGGCAACCATAGCTTCCGTTGAGGTTGAGAGGGGCCGTTACACTATGAGGCTGCTGGTTAACAACACCGTGGAGCTTAGAGCATACGTTCACCCGCTAAGGGCAAAGAGGCTGAGGCCCGGCACGAAAACCCGCTTTAATATAGACTGGAGCCTTACAATCACATACCCGGCTGAGACAAAGTGA
- a CDS encoding phosphatase PAP2 family protein: protein MWKLRLDRPYLRVLLYMVPFVLAYAGYEMARGIAFRLQSYAVYAPYVDLEVALFGVPLAVYFQFHRLLVLDIYTGIVYALHPVYFFAFAVLLAFREPKLFRRLLAAFLVASAVAITVYVLSPTAPPWIALPCIERPPNLVLKLVELVMGARIDPNPYAAMPSMHVGMAVIFGYYYVKLYGGSRRSLLVAVAWVASMSFATVYTANHYVADVAAGLALGYAASLLGDKLGGLSLH from the coding sequence ATGTGGAAGCTGCGGCTGGATAGACCGTATTTGCGCGTACTACTCTACATGGTTCCATTCGTCCTAGCCTACGCCGGGTACGAGATGGCTCGTGGTATTGCGTTCCGCCTCCAGAGCTATGCTGTCTACGCTCCCTACGTAGACCTTGAAGTTGCGTTGTTCGGGGTTCCACTCGCGGTGTACTTTCAGTTTCACCGGCTCCTAGTACTCGACATCTATACAGGCATAGTCTACGCCCTACACCCCGTCTACTTCTTCGCCTTCGCAGTGCTCCTAGCCTTTCGCGAACCCAAGCTTTTCCGTAGGCTGCTAGCAGCATTCCTAGTAGCGAGCGCTGTAGCTATAACTGTCTACGTACTATCACCTACGGCGCCGCCTTGGATAGCATTGCCATGTATTGAGAGGCCTCCCAACCTCGTGCTAAAGCTGGTTGAGCTTGTTATGGGGGCTCGGATAGATCCTAACCCCTATGCTGCAATGCCAAGCATGCATGTTGGGATGGCGGTGATCTTTGGCTACTACTATGTCAAACTATACGGGGGCTCGAGGCGCTCCCTCCTGGTAGCAGTGGCCTGGGTAGCGTCAATGTCGTTTGCCACAGTTTACACAGCAAACCACTACGTTGCAGATGTAGCAGCCGGACTAGCCCTAGGCTACGCTGCAAGCCTCCTAGGGGACAAGCTTGGCGGGCTCAGCCTCCACTAG
- a CDS encoding radical SAM protein yields the protein MAWSWKWRSPSILVEGAERFERVEIPVYRSTGGPLFKTLLSSACRMDCRYCPLSTTCRVRREAWKLERLVRVFLEAYRRGLVRGLFLSSGFYGDPERVVEDLLSVVWELRRRGYSGYIHVRLMPGTPPSLIREALRLADRVGLNLEAPSPTQFAEIAPSKGSWSLDLLSKLLYAARVAGSPQRVDTQLVVGASGESDLDILRLAEGLAASGVGIMHFSPYTPVPGTPLAEKIRRPTPMWRIRQLYEAWMLLSRYGFKLGDFEPLLDEQGNIPPDTARLKDRLAWAHPEWYPVDPTTAKFRELLRVPGIGPRTARRIVEFREKGELTLERLRNILGPRWKRAQRYLDTSKLSGAKRLV from the coding sequence GTGGCTTGGAGCTGGAAGTGGCGCAGTCCGAGCATTTTAGTGGAGGGTGCTGAGCGCTTCGAGCGTGTAGAAATCCCAGTGTATCGCAGTACGGGGGGTCCGTTATTCAAGACGTTGTTGAGTAGTGCTTGCCGGATGGACTGTCGCTATTGTCCACTCTCTACTACTTGTCGTGTTCGCCGCGAGGCTTGGAAACTTGAAAGGCTGGTTCGGGTCTTCCTTGAGGCTTACCGTCGGGGTCTCGTGAGGGGTTTGTTTCTAAGTAGCGGCTTCTACGGTGATCCAGAGCGTGTTGTTGAGGACTTGTTGAGTGTTGTTTGGGAGCTTAGGAGGAGAGGCTACAGCGGCTACATTCATGTACGGCTCATGCCTGGTACTCCGCCGAGTCTTATCCGTGAAGCTTTGAGGCTCGCTGACCGTGTCGGACTAAACCTTGAAGCTCCATCGCCTACCCAGTTTGCAGAGATAGCGCCGAGCAAGGGTAGCTGGAGCCTCGACCTTCTCAGTAAGCTCCTCTATGCTGCTCGTGTAGCAGGTAGCCCGCAGCGTGTAGACACGCAGCTGGTTGTTGGTGCTAGTGGCGAATCCGACCTCGACATTCTACGGCTCGCTGAGGGCCTCGCTGCAAGCGGTGTTGGCATTATGCACTTCAGCCCCTATACCCCCGTGCCCGGAACACCGCTCGCCGAGAAGATACGGAGGCCTACGCCGATGTGGAGGATTAGGCAGCTCTACGAGGCCTGGATGCTGCTGTCAAGGTATGGATTCAAGCTGGGGGATTTTGAGCCGCTCCTGGACGAGCAGGGAAACATTCCTCCCGATACGGCGAGGCTGAAGGATCGGCTTGCATGGGCTCATCCTGAGTGGTATCCGGTGGATCCTACCACCGCGAAGTTTAGAGAGTTGTTGAGGGTTCCGGGTATTGGGCCTAGGACTGCTAGGAGGATAGTTGAGTTCAGAGAGAAGGGCGAGCTAACCCTTGAAAGGCTCCGGAACATCCTCGGGCCCCGGTGGAAGAGGGCTCAGCGCTACCTGGACACCTCCAAGCTTAGTGGTGCTAAGAGATTGGTGTGA
- a CDS encoding homoserine kinase has protein sequence MGLGSSGATAAATVYAINALLGSPLEPIELVRFAGLAEALTAGAPHYDNVAASLLGGLVILLNRKKPRIARLRLPPGMRIVLFIPKTMVLRLLPGKAKTQVMREVLPETIEHSDAVEWVEKAVALALGLSGADPYEAIKTINYGGPIEATRAKLIPGYWEAKKEALQSGALAFNISGAGPTLFAVVREGEEDQVMRRVSAVLEKYWGSLEARVVDVDYDGARLE, from the coding sequence ATGGGTCTCGGGAGTAGTGGTGCTACAGCGGCAGCCACGGTGTACGCTATCAACGCGCTCCTTGGTAGTCCTCTCGAGCCGATAGAGCTAGTACGATTTGCTGGCCTTGCTGAGGCGCTGACAGCGGGTGCACCACACTACGATAACGTTGCTGCCAGCCTACTGGGTGGTTTGGTCATTCTGCTAAACCGTAAAAAACCGAGAATAGCACGGCTAAGACTACCGCCAGGCATGAGAATAGTCCTCTTTATCCCGAAGACAATGGTGTTAAGACTGTTGCCTGGAAAGGCTAAAACACAAGTTATGAGGGAGGTTCTCCCAGAAACTATAGAGCACAGCGATGCAGTTGAATGGGTAGAAAAGGCGGTTGCATTAGCCCTCGGCCTCAGCGGTGCAGATCCATACGAAGCAATAAAGACAATAAATTATGGAGGTCCAATTGAGGCGACACGGGCAAAGCTGATTCCAGGCTATTGGGAAGCCAAGAAGGAGGCTCTCCAGTCAGGCGCGCTAGCATTCAACATAAGCGGCGCAGGACCAACCCTCTTCGCAGTTGTAAGGGAGGGTGAGGAGGACCAGGTTATGAGAAGGGTCTCAGCCGTGCTAGAGAAGTATTGGGGGTCTCTGGAGGCTAGAGTCGTAGACGTGGACTATGATGGTGCAAGGCTGGAATAG